A single window of Anomaloglossus baeobatrachus isolate aAnoBae1 chromosome 5, aAnoBae1.hap1, whole genome shotgun sequence DNA harbors:
- the LOC142311380 gene encoding uncharacterized protein LOC142311380, whose product MHQVLPCGILQPGLPEKHTGLKHKVSCRPENIGYPFLISVPESRLTYSRLAQLLEGYARYSVNVFQPPFLPGRTSPEQPPQPLSPEKPDVPSQPSCTSSEDAFEGVRDSRSAQSGPLGPSQCPSLQPELGDSKAQGKTCVERHSLLSTDSGFSEQSSDTLRERDSGVRKRRLMKSPSNLKVSAIHVTDIEGRSQLRRGSYVSTNPFRGLVYTARGDLTC is encoded by the exons ATGCACCAGGTGCTACCGTGCGGGATATTGCAACCA GGTTTGCCAGAAAAACACACTGGCCTGAAACACAAAGTATCCTGTCGCCCTGAAAACATCGGGTATCCCTTCTTAATTAGCGTCCCAGAGTCGCGGCTGACGTACTCGCGCCTTGCACAGTTGTTGGAGGGATATGCAAG GTACTCGGTAAATGTTTTCCAGCCCCCCTTCTTACCCGGAAGGACTTCCCCGGAGCAGCCCCCACAACCACTAAGTCCGGAGAAGCCAGACGTGCCATCCCAGCCCAGCTGCACGTCGTCAGAAGACGCTTTTGAGGGTGTCAGAGACTCTCGTTCTGCACAGTCGGGGCCCCTCGGACCCTCCCAGTGCCCCTCACTACAGCCGGAGTTGGGAGACTCCAAAGCGCAGGGGAAGACCTGTGTGGAGCGGCATTCATTGCTCAGCACGGACTCTGGATTCTCGGAGCAATCGTCAGACACCTTAAGAGAGAGAGATTCAGGAGTGAGAAAGAGACGTCTTATGAAAAGTCCGTCAAACCTGAAGGTATCTGCTATCCATGTAACCGATATAGAGGGGAGATCACAACTAAGAAGGGGCTCGTATGTCTCCACAAATCCATTCCGTGGTCTTGTGTACACAGCCAGGGGTGACCTCACCTGCTAG